GATGCTGCCTGCAGTGGTGTCATTCGCTCCGATGGTGAGGAAATTCCGAAGGCATATGTGGTGCTCAAAGAAGGAAAGTCACTCACTGCTGATGAGGTAATGGACTTTGTTGCCGACCGCGTCGCACCGTACAAGAAGGTGCGAGTAGTCGAATTCATGGATGAGATTCCAAAATCGGCAACCGGCAAGATCCTGCGCAAGGATCTTAAGGCCATGGAGGCAGCACGCGCTTAGCTGTCCGCTACTGCCCCTGTGCCCCTGGCGTGACCGACACGGTGATTGATCCAGGGGCAATCTCTGTAAACCCAGCATCCTGAACTTCTACAGCACGTAGCTCTGGCGCTGGCCACAGCTCCCGCGGTGTTTCTTTCACATCTAACGCGTAGCCAGTTTGCGCCCACGCCCACGCTTCCTCAACCGACAGGCTGGCCGCATAGAGCATTGAGCCGTGTCCAACTTGCGCGGCCACCTTTCCTACGGACATATTCAGGTTCTTGTCCACCCAAATCACTGGCGGAGCAAAGGTGTCAGCACTCCCACGGTTGCCCGAGTCGTCGGGAGATGTGGTCTCCGGGTCGTCGTAAGGCAAATCGGTGCCGGAAATTTGTAGTTTGGCAATCTCTGGGTAGGTATCGTCGACAGGAGTTGGCACTAGTGCGCGAGCTTGCGCGCCGTCGACATCTACGGTGACACCCGGTGCAAGCTGAGCGCGTTGCCAGCCGATATTGCGAGCGCGACGTGTGAGCTTGCGGATGCGCGCGCCGTACCAAGACACCAGACCTTGTTGATAGGCCGAAGTGTCATCGCCTGCGCGCTCGTCGAGGCAACAAGCAACAACAGCCATCGCGGCGGCGCGGAGCAGCGCAGTGCGCGAGGGGCGTTCCTTCTTCGGCACCTCAAGCAAAATAGCCATTGCCCACGGCACATCCTCGCCATGGTCTTCCCTATCGGGTTGCGGCAGGAGGCTATGGGCAATGCGGAACCATTCCGGCACCGATGATGCGTCCGTGACAGCGGGATTCTTGTGATCCTGGCGTCGCACTACTGCTCCAACGGCACGCGGCGGAAGGTGCCATCTTCGCGGTCGGCATCGTCGATTTCATCGCGGGAAATACCCAACATGAACAGAATCGAGTCCATGAATGGAACGTTGACCGACGTGTCAGCGATTTCCTTCAGCGCCGGCTTC
The nucleotide sequence above comes from Corynebacterium amycolatum. Encoded proteins:
- a CDS encoding aminoacyl-tRNA hydrolase, producing the protein MRRQDHKNPAVTDASSVPEWFRIAHSLLPQPDREDHGEDVPWAMAILLEVPKKERPSRTALLRAAAMAVVACCLDERAGDDTSAYQQGLVSWYGARIRKLTRRARNIGWQRAQLAPGVTVDVDGAQARALVPTPVDDTYPEIAKLQISGTDLPYDDPETTSPDDSGNRGSADTFAPPVIWVDKNLNMSVGKVAAQVGHGSMLYAASLSVEEAWAWAQTGYALDVKETPRELWPAPELRAVEVQDAGFTEIAPGSITVSVTPGAQGQ